The following coding sequences lie in one Salmo salar chromosome ssa13, Ssal_v3.1, whole genome shotgun sequence genomic window:
- the LOC106567391 gene encoding transmembrane protein 51 yields MRGTGTSGVPPNPPVARNHNNSPGNSGSQYALCALGVGLVALGIVMIVWSVVPSDTAGNNSGGTGGGNPKPDNRGRASLVAFVLVGAGVAMLMLSLCLGMRNKQREQQALQEAQTLGADNVAASEEDGEMAEERSQRYTVPSYEEAVGSGQYPIHQSHLHHSSSQLPSYDDLVDGVQVEVEGSEVTQMTATSANPAASAAAPYHRTRRTGLNLLPLKIQRIKSEKIHMKNTDNSQPPGGISIEPLTPPPMYEVKVPQL; encoded by the exons ATGCGCGGTACAGGCACAAGTGGGGTGCCCCCGAACCCCCCTGTAGCCAGaaaccacaacaacagtcctgGAAACTCGGGTTCCCAGTATGCCTTGTGTGCCCTGGGGGTGGGGCTGGTGGCCCTGGGCATCGTCATGATTGTGTGGAGTGTGGTGCCCTCTGACACGGCCGGGAACAACAGTGGTGGCACCGGAGGAGGGAACCCCAAACCAGACAACAGGGGCAGGGCTTCGTTGGTGGCCTTTGTGCTGGTCGGGGCTGGGGTGGCCATGCTCATGCTGTCCCTGTGCCTGGGGATGAGGAACAAGCAGCGGGAACAGCAAGCGCTTCAAGAGGCCCAGACTCTGGGGGCAGACAACGTAGCTGCCagtgaggaggatggagagat GGCCGAGGAGCGATCCCAGAGGTACACCGTGCCCAGCTACGAGGAGGCAGTGGGCAGCGGCCAGTACCCCATACACCAGAGCCACCTGCACCACAGCTCCTCCCAGCTTCCCTCCTACGACGACCTGGTGGACGGTGTGCAGGTGGAGGTCGAAGGGTCAGAGGTCACCCAGATGACAGCCACTTCCGCTAACCCTGCCGCCTCTGCTGCTGCGCCTTACCACCGCACTAGGCGAACGGGCCTCAATCTCCTTCCCCTTAAAATTCAGAGGATTAAATCAGAGAAGATCCATATGAAGAACACTGATAACTCTCAGCCACCGGGAGGGATAAGTATTGAGCCGCTCACTCCACCACCAatgtatgaggttaaagtgcccCAGCTCTGA